The following are encoded together in the Triticum dicoccoides isolate Atlit2015 ecotype Zavitan chromosome 6B, WEW_v2.0, whole genome shotgun sequence genome:
- the LOC119326173 gene encoding large ribosomal RNA subunit accumulation protein YCED homolog 1, chloroplastic-like: MVYYLLGVGAGGRCHCPPILLHRRAPLATAATPLRRQPLLQLRPLASLARRRTRCRCHTVDLKEDDGFLTLDLEDFEGLADEEAEEGPSPWEGVVVYQRDAAVQHIEYATTLERLGLADLSSQHSLARAAAMGIASPRPPRGSAEDTTMTSPVLVSLDVTRRRGRLRLDGILRTVITLGCYR, encoded by the coding sequence ATGGTGTATTATCTGCTCGGTGTCGGCGCCGGCGGTCGCTGCCACTGCCCGCCCATCCTCCTCCACCGCCGCGCCCCGCTGGCGACGGCGGCCACCCCGCTCCGTCGCCAGCCCCTGCTCCAGCTCCGCCCGCTCGCCTCCTTGGCCAGACGGCGGACACGGTGCCGCTGCCACACCGTCGACCTCAAGGAGGACGACGGTTTCCTCACCCTCGACCTAGAGGACTTCGAGGGgctcgccgacgaggaggcggaggagggccCGTCGCCGTGGGAGGGCGTGGTGGTGTACCAGCGCGACGCGGCGGTGCAGCACATCGAGTACGCCACCACCCTGGAGCGCCTCGGCCTGGCCGACCTCTCGTCCCAGCACTCCCTCGCACGCGCCGCGGCCATGGGCATCGCCAGCCCCAGGCCACCGCGGGGCAGCGCCGAGGACACGACCATGACGTCGCCCGTGCTGGTCTCCTTAGACGTGACCCGGCGCCGTGGGCGGCTCCGTCTGGATGGCATCCTGCGCACCGTCATCACCCTCGGCTGCTACCGGTGA